A single region of the Granulicella aggregans genome encodes:
- a CDS encoding ATP synthase F0 subunit B has protein sequence MKKLFFAVMFAALLASPLRSIRAQEPAAAKASAKPESEAARESKGVEEEEDETAAFKHSASVKKIGSMLGMSTDQAATAFEVANFAVLAILIGLFLAKALPKTFRGRNAKIQKDLVDARTATEEANSRLSGVEARLAKLDGEIAAMRAQADKDSAADEQRIKANVEEEKKKILASAEQEIATATAHAQRQIQKYAAELAIEQAAKKLVITAETDRLLIQNFARRVGADDSKEGQN, from the coding sequence TTGAAGAAGCTATTTTTCGCAGTCATGTTTGCCGCTTTGCTGGCGAGCCCTTTGCGTTCGATCAGGGCGCAGGAGCCTGCGGCCGCGAAGGCGTCGGCGAAGCCGGAGTCTGAAGCGGCCCGCGAGAGCAAAGGCGTTGAAGAGGAAGAAGACGAGACGGCGGCGTTCAAGCACTCGGCTTCGGTGAAGAAGATTGGCTCGATGCTCGGCATGAGTACGGACCAGGCCGCCACGGCGTTCGAAGTGGCGAACTTCGCGGTGCTGGCGATTCTGATTGGTTTGTTCCTGGCGAAGGCGCTCCCGAAGACCTTCCGTGGGCGCAATGCGAAGATTCAGAAGGACCTGGTCGACGCGCGTACAGCGACTGAAGAGGCGAACAGCCGCTTGAGTGGTGTCGAGGCCCGGCTTGCGAAGCTGGACGGCGAGATTGCTGCGATGCGCGCGCAGGCGGATAAGGACTCCGCGGCGGATGAGCAGCGGATCAAGGCCAACGTCGAGGAAGAGAAGAAGAAGATTCTCGCCTCGGCTGAGCAGGAGATTGCAACGGCGACGGCCCACGCGCAGCGGCAGATTCAGAAGTACGCAGCGGAACTGGCGATCGAGCAGGCGGCGAAGAAGCTGGTGATTACGGCCGAGACCGATCGGCTGCTGATTCAGAACTTCGCGCGCCGGGTTGGCGCGGACGACTCGAAGGAAGGGCAGAACTAA
- a CDS encoding ATP synthase F0 subunit B, with amino-acid sequence MEQILTQLGGLVLGSVPTILLFLLLIAAYSLLVQGPLNKVLAERRARTSGAVEQARGAISAAEAETSVYEDKLRAAKAEIFAAREQKLKALNSERDSILEQARAATQERLKVAKNEIEQSAATARQQIEGASAALSTQILRAILPAGVPPEAVQ; translated from the coding sequence ATGGAACAAATACTGACTCAACTTGGTGGACTTGTGCTCGGCTCTGTGCCGACCATTCTGCTGTTTCTATTGCTGATTGCGGCTTACAGTCTGCTGGTGCAAGGGCCGCTGAACAAGGTGCTTGCCGAGCGGCGCGCGCGTACTTCCGGTGCGGTCGAGCAGGCGCGTGGAGCGATCTCCGCGGCTGAAGCAGAGACGTCCGTGTATGAAGACAAGCTACGCGCGGCCAAGGCTGAGATCTTTGCGGCCCGCGAGCAGAAGCTGAAGGCGCTGAACAGCGAGCGAGATTCCATTCTGGAGCAGGCACGTGCGGCGACTCAAGAGCGCCTGAAGGTCGCGAAGAACGAGATTGAGCAGTCCGCAGCGACGGCGCGGCAGCAGATTGAAGGCGCGAGCGCGGCGCTGAGCACGCAGATCCTGCGCGCGATCCTCCCGGCCGGCGTGCCTCCGGAGGCAGTACAGTGA
- the hfq gene encoding RNA chaperone Hfq, whose product MDSKPAQNIQDTFLNTVRKDKSPITIYLVSGVKLTGKIRSFDKYSVLLENNSQEQLIFKHAISTVVSGRAGMHLDLRPEKADGRVVPSGGHVGAASAMHADAAGSLDR is encoded by the coding sequence ATGGATTCCAAGCCGGCACAGAACATCCAGGACACGTTTCTCAACACGGTCCGTAAGGATAAGAGCCCCATCACCATCTACCTTGTGAGCGGCGTGAAGCTGACGGGGAAGATCCGTTCCTTCGACAAGTACTCGGTGCTGCTCGAGAACAACAGCCAGGAACAGCTCATCTTCAAGCACGCCATTTCGACGGTGGTGAGCGGTCGCGCGGGGATGCATCTTGATCTGCGTCCGGAAAAGGCCGATGGCCGGGTGGTGCCGTCAGGCGGCCACGTCGGTGCGGCGAGCGCGATGCACGCTGATGCTGCCGGGTCGCTCGATCGCTAG
- a CDS encoding DegT/DnrJ/EryC1/StrS family aminotransferase: MTIATSLPVPMLDFSRQFSAIREEVMAAVEAVCVSQKFILGPAVSSFEHAAAQACNTPFGVGCASGTDALWLAMAAAGVGPGDLVVTTPFSFFATASAILRCGATPVFADIEPITFNLSPSAATDAIRFIQANLPGSRVAAILPVHLYGQCADWDAFSAIKQEFSLHLIEDAAQAFGATWNGSPAGSLGDAAAFSFYPTKNLSAFGDAGLVTTVDAGIADRATLLRAHGMRQRYIHEEVGWNSRLDSIQAAVLEVKLRYLPAWNAARRACAALYDGLFTAAGLAASSTQDGIVLPITDPRAGHVFHQYVIRAPRRDALRQHLTDRKIGTEIYYPIPLHLQTSLASLGYKPGDFPVTETAAAEVLALPIYPELREDEQRAVVDAIAAFYS; this comes from the coding sequence GTGACCATCGCGACCTCCCTTCCTGTCCCAATGCTCGACTTCAGCCGCCAGTTTTCCGCCATTCGCGAGGAGGTCATGGCCGCCGTCGAAGCGGTCTGTGTCAGCCAGAAGTTCATCCTCGGCCCGGCCGTTTCGAGCTTCGAGCACGCCGCAGCCCAGGCCTGCAATACCCCGTTCGGAGTAGGCTGTGCCAGCGGAACCGATGCCCTCTGGCTGGCCATGGCCGCCGCAGGCGTAGGCCCCGGCGATCTGGTCGTCACCACGCCTTTCAGCTTCTTCGCCACTGCCAGCGCCATCCTGCGCTGTGGGGCGACTCCGGTCTTCGCGGACATCGAACCCATCACCTTCAACCTCTCGCCATCCGCCGCGACGGACGCAATCCGCTTCATCCAGGCAAATCTCCCCGGCAGCCGAGTCGCCGCGATTCTCCCCGTACACCTCTACGGCCAGTGCGCTGACTGGGACGCATTCAGCGCCATAAAACAGGAGTTTTCGCTGCATCTGATCGAAGACGCAGCCCAGGCCTTCGGGGCGACATGGAACGGATCACCCGCCGGATCGCTGGGCGACGCCGCCGCGTTCAGTTTTTATCCCACGAAAAATCTCAGCGCCTTTGGTGATGCCGGCCTGGTCACCACCGTCGACGCCGGCATCGCCGACCGCGCAACCTTGCTCCGCGCCCATGGCATGCGCCAGCGCTACATCCACGAGGAAGTGGGCTGGAACTCCCGCCTCGACAGCATCCAGGCCGCCGTCCTCGAGGTAAAGCTGCGTTACCTTCCCGCCTGGAACGCCGCCCGCCGCGCCTGCGCCGCGCTCTACGATGGACTCTTCACCGCCGCAGGCCTCGCTGCATCGAGCACGCAAGACGGCATCGTCCTTCCCATCACCGACCCTCGCGCCGGACACGTCTTCCACCAGTACGTCATCCGCGCTCCCCGCCGCGACGCCCTGCGCCAGCACCTGACCGACCGCAAGATTGGCACGGAGATCTACTACCCTATCCCTCTGCACCTGCAGACCAGCCTGGCATCCCTCGGCTACAAACCCGGCGACTTCCCCGTCACCGAAACAGCCGCGGCCGAAGTCCTCGCACTCCCCATCTACCCCGAGCTCCGAGAAGACGAACAGCGCGCCGTAGTCGACGCCATAGCCGCCTTCTACAGCTAG
- a CDS encoding SH3 domain-containing protein, whose amino-acid sequence MKRFGWMVERGLFLGCSVLLVSGCSRFKSKPEAVYVYVTAKQTFLRDRVAAVSNRTGTVENGQRLAVLERGRRFLRVQTDKNETGWIDEKAVATQQTYDEFAKLDQDHAKDPTVASAVVRDEVYLHIAPGRATEKFYRLAEGERLSLIARATLVKGGGPNPNVKAAPARNPKQAAIPGAATGIPTGTPKPAVGSTPAVKGAEAAAPDAKAGKAANATDEKAAEEPPPPMEDWWLVRDSHGHAGWMLSRLMDVDAPDSLLRYAEGQRIVGAYLLAKVYDPDAPQDDKNIPEYLTVLSPYKAGLPYDFDQIRVFIWNVKKHRYETAFREKNVEGYLPVELKMMQEVGGKAANSATPLPGFSYRVLRADAGQVVPDPMTGAIIPGATVTKAYRLEGNITRRMVPPQGEALPELAHPEPAENKKDKKKAKRR is encoded by the coding sequence TTGAAGCGTTTCGGATGGATGGTGGAGCGGGGACTGTTTCTGGGTTGCTCGGTGCTGCTGGTGTCGGGTTGCTCCCGTTTCAAGAGTAAGCCGGAGGCGGTGTACGTCTACGTCACGGCCAAGCAGACGTTTCTGCGAGACCGGGTCGCAGCGGTGTCGAACCGGACGGGTACGGTGGAGAATGGGCAACGGCTGGCGGTGCTGGAGCGCGGGCGGAGATTCCTGAGGGTTCAGACGGACAAGAACGAGACCGGGTGGATCGACGAGAAGGCGGTCGCGACGCAGCAGACTTATGACGAGTTCGCCAAGCTGGACCAGGACCATGCGAAGGACCCGACGGTAGCGTCGGCGGTGGTGCGGGATGAGGTGTATCTGCATATCGCTCCGGGGCGAGCGACGGAGAAGTTTTACAGGCTGGCGGAGGGCGAGCGGCTGAGCCTTATCGCGAGGGCGACACTGGTCAAGGGCGGAGGGCCTAATCCAAATGTGAAGGCTGCCCCTGCCCGCAATCCGAAGCAGGCGGCGATTCCGGGAGCGGCGACGGGAATTCCGACCGGAACACCGAAGCCGGCGGTCGGATCCACGCCTGCGGTCAAGGGAGCCGAGGCGGCTGCGCCTGACGCCAAGGCCGGTAAGGCCGCCAATGCTACTGACGAAAAGGCTGCAGAAGAACCGCCGCCTCCGATGGAGGACTGGTGGCTGGTGCGGGACTCTCATGGTCATGCTGGGTGGATGCTGAGCCGGTTGATGGATGTGGATGCTCCGGACTCGCTGCTCCGGTATGCGGAGGGGCAGAGGATTGTGGGAGCTTATCTGCTGGCGAAGGTCTATGACCCGGACGCTCCGCAGGATGACAAGAACATTCCGGAGTATCTGACGGTGTTGAGTCCGTACAAGGCGGGGCTGCCGTATGACTTTGATCAGATCCGGGTGTTCATCTGGAACGTGAAGAAGCACCGGTACGAGACGGCGTTTCGCGAGAAGAACGTCGAGGGCTATCTGCCGGTGGAGCTGAAGATGATGCAGGAGGTGGGCGGGAAGGCGGCGAACTCCGCTACGCCGCTGCCGGGGTTCAGCTACAGGGTGCTGCGGGCGGACGCTGGGCAGGTGGTGCCTGATCCGATGACCGGAGCGATCATTCCGGGGGCGACGGTGACGAAGGCTTATCGCCTGGAGGGGAATATCACGCGGCGCATGGTTCCGCCGCAGGGCGAGGCGTTGCCGGAGCTGGCACACCCGGAGCCGGCGGAGAATAAGAAGGATAAGAAGAAGGCGAAGCGGCGGTAA